In Candidatus Zixiibacteriota bacterium, a genomic segment contains:
- a CDS encoding C4-type zinc ribbon domain-containing protein — MSNTVELLLKLQGVDYQLGELERSKDYLPDMIQTLEGDVRQAEKAVAEARDQLEANRLESRRLELRVKEKNTELERLQKQMMVIKTNKEYDALAREMEHVKADIAASEEGILLALERIETLDREIQEKDAQFQEVKARNGAQLESIRREVDSVGSKIKIKEDERHNIIVRLDDAMVAVYERVRRGKGAGAVVFVRNKACSGCHKTLPPQLIQEIRRAERLITCDSCGRILIWSDDA; from the coding sequence ATGTCGAATACCGTGGAGCTTCTGTTGAAACTGCAGGGAGTGGATTACCAGCTCGGTGAACTGGAGCGTTCCAAAGACTATCTGCCGGATATGATCCAGACGCTGGAAGGGGACGTGCGTCAGGCGGAGAAGGCGGTGGCGGAGGCCCGTGACCAATTGGAAGCCAACCGCCTGGAAAGCCGGCGCCTTGAATTGCGCGTCAAGGAGAAGAATACGGAGCTGGAGCGCCTGCAGAAGCAGATGATGGTCATCAAGACCAACAAGGAATACGATGCCCTGGCCCGCGAAATGGAGCACGTGAAAGCGGACATCGCCGCCAGCGAGGAGGGGATCCTCCTGGCGCTGGAACGGATCGAGACGCTCGACCGGGAAATCCAGGAGAAGGACGCCCAATTCCAGGAGGTCAAGGCGCGCAACGGTGCGCAATTGGAGTCGATCCGCCGTGAGGTGGACTCGGTCGGTTCCAAGATCAAGATCAAAGAGGATGAGCGCCACAACATCATTGTCCGTCTCGACGACGCCATGGTCGCTGTCTATGAGCGCGTGCGCCGCGGCAAGGGCGCCGGCGCCGTCGTCTTTGTCCGCAACAAGGCGTGCTCCGGGTGTCACAAGACGCTGCCGCCGCAGTTGATTCAGGAAATCCGCCGGGCCG
- the dnaG gene encoding DNA primase: MTDDDVKERVKEATDIIAVVGQFVTLKKRGMNFLGLCPFHTEKTPSFTVHPDRQFFHCFGCGKGGDVFTFLMEHEGWSFPEALKYCADRAGITLPTWKRDDDAQSQRRQDIAAALALADAIYRRALFSPQGQGALAYLNKRGFAEATLRKAGVGYAPPAFDTITNAARARGIGRDVLEAAGLTSVSAKGGSPYDRFRNRITFPIINLSGKTVGFGARVLSDDDQPKYLNSPETALYQKSRILYGLATTRDAIRREDRAIIVEGYLDWLTMIEYGVENVVAVSGTALTTAQTELLSRFCKQVTLMFDADAAGQRAALRGIELAYNAGLSVDVAVLPGGDDPDSFLRREGKERLAAIVQAAPGIVEYRVQRETAAASGGRLDFMARERLVKEFLALAALITDATRRDTFLGEVAGFLDVSEEKLRRSLRPSPSTRAGAESTPRGLVRREEEFLRVLLEDPTYPERARDVVTPEDFVEPLHRRMYASLLARALAGAVTLSPTDLGTDADEVVCWSRLLSVTIDPAVRERMFVDALAEFRQRRRRADLPHLKARIAQAERAGDRETAARLLAEFNREWRSGDAEE; encoded by the coding sequence ATGACCGACGACGACGTCAAGGAACGTGTCAAAGAAGCCACCGACATCATCGCGGTGGTCGGACAATTCGTCACGCTGAAGAAGCGCGGGATGAACTTCCTTGGCTTGTGTCCATTTCACACTGAGAAGACGCCGTCGTTCACGGTTCATCCTGATCGCCAGTTCTTCCATTGCTTTGGGTGTGGCAAAGGGGGCGACGTCTTCACGTTTCTGATGGAGCACGAGGGATGGAGTTTCCCCGAGGCGCTGAAGTACTGCGCCGACCGGGCGGGCATCACCCTTCCAACCTGGAAACGCGACGATGATGCACAGTCGCAGCGGCGGCAGGACATCGCCGCGGCCCTCGCGCTGGCGGATGCAATCTACCGGCGGGCGCTGTTCTCGCCGCAAGGGCAGGGCGCACTGGCCTATTTGAACAAGCGCGGCTTCGCGGAAGCGACGTTACGTAAGGCGGGGGTCGGATATGCGCCACCGGCGTTCGACACGATCACCAATGCCGCGCGGGCCCGTGGGATCGGCCGCGATGTCCTTGAAGCCGCGGGCTTGACCTCGGTCTCGGCGAAAGGCGGGTCGCCCTACGATCGCTTCCGCAATCGCATCACCTTTCCGATCATCAATCTCTCCGGTAAGACCGTCGGCTTCGGCGCCCGGGTTCTCAGTGACGACGATCAACCGAAGTACCTTAACTCGCCGGAGACTGCCCTGTACCAGAAAAGCCGCATCCTCTATGGCTTGGCCACGACGCGCGATGCAATCCGTCGCGAGGATCGGGCCATCATCGTGGAGGGGTACCTCGACTGGTTGACGATGATCGAATACGGAGTGGAGAACGTCGTGGCGGTGTCCGGGACCGCGCTCACTACGGCGCAGACCGAACTGTTGTCGCGCTTCTGCAAGCAGGTGACACTGATGTTCGATGCCGATGCCGCCGGGCAACGGGCGGCGTTGCGCGGCATCGAGCTGGCGTACAACGCCGGCCTGAGTGTCGACGTGGCCGTTCTTCCCGGTGGGGATGACCCCGACAGTTTCCTGCGCCGCGAAGGAAAAGAACGGTTGGCCGCCATTGTGCAGGCCGCTCCCGGGATCGTCGAGTACCGCGTGCAGCGGGAGACGGCGGCTGCATCCGGAGGACGGCTTGATTTCATGGCCAGGGAGCGTTTGGTGAAGGAGTTTCTGGCTCTGGCCGCGTTGATCACCGATGCCACACGACGGGACACATTCCTTGGCGAAGTGGCCGGTTTTCTTGATGTCAGCGAGGAGAAGCTGCGCCGGTCGTTACGGCCTTCGCCCAGCACGCGTGCCGGTGCAGAGTCGACCCCACGCGGTCTGGTGCGTCGGGAGGAGGAGTTCCTACGGGTGCTCTTGGAGGATCCGACATACCCCGAGCGGGCGCGCGACGTCGTCACACCGGAGGACTTCGTCGAGCCGCTGCATCGGCGGATGTATGCCTCGTTGCTGGCACGGGCACTGGCGGGGGCGGTCACGCTCAGCCCGACCGATCTGGGGACGGACGCCGACGAGGTGGTGTGCTGGTCACGACTCTTGTCGGTGACGATCGATCCGGCGGTCCGTGAGCGAATGTTCGTTGATGCCCTCGCCGAGTTCAGACAGCGTCGGCGTCGCGCCGACCTGCCGCACCTCAAGGCGCGGATTGCTCAGGCCGAGCGTGCCGGCGACAGAGAGACCGCAGCACGATTGCTGGCGGAATTCAACCGGGAATGGCGCAGCGGCGATGCGGAGGAATAG
- a CDS encoding endonuclease MutS2, which produces AGMCLTAMGSEEIRRRLPTEDAVVLDRRRGELQEMLLVLVGEDFPLTRLPDIRPHLERSQHEGAHLDAAALLQIGEFLTGVDALLRFARVSREKCPCLEAHFEQLSAIYPLRAAIGRAISPEGDVADTASPELAKIRREKRGARDAVVTRLERLLAARKTDPARMDDLITLRNDRFVIPMREGDPAANDGVIQDRSSSGATLFVEPMSVVELNNRLRRLGLEEAREVERILLELTDLVREHRVALADDAQTIGTLDAIQALARFGLKVDGVVAERTDSATLTLREARHPLLILKSLRTPKEARAPVIPMSLSLGGRVTVVIVTGPNTGGKTVALKTVGLSVLMAQAGWPVPARIGTEIGTFGRVIADIGDEQSIESSLSTFSSHLLRIREALATADERTLVLLDELGAGTDPKEGAALGEAVIAALTERGARLVATTHHSALKTLSQHDSRIENASLVFDVKTLSPTYQFRVGLPGASYAIDIARRLGLPDAVVERALSLLGAQEKDMTQLLNELDERLTSLREQQAAAEQSRKAAVALEELFRSRVERLEKTEAERKGEALSEARRIVETTRREMEQLVREIRESQAEKARVKESHKKIDERLAGIRAEQQELAVPAPPSDATPPAVGDRVWIAAFKKEGEVVDIDAERGKLKVRIGDFLYSLDQGSVARVESPSPPSSRPGQVRIQAETDVGPELSLRGFTAEDALETLDRYLDDARLAGWQEVRIIHGKGEGILRRAVNEFLTKDPRVESKRLGQWNEGGDGVTIAKLRAEHE; this is translated from the coding sequence GCCGGGATGTGCCTGACGGCGATGGGTTCAGAGGAAATCCGACGCCGCCTGCCGACCGAGGATGCGGTCGTTCTGGATCGACGGCGGGGGGAACTCCAGGAGATGCTCTTGGTGCTGGTCGGCGAGGATTTCCCGCTGACACGGCTTCCCGATATTCGTCCCCATTTGGAGCGCTCCCAGCATGAAGGGGCACACCTCGATGCGGCGGCTCTGCTCCAGATCGGGGAGTTCCTGACCGGTGTCGATGCGCTCCTGCGTTTTGCCCGCGTGTCGCGCGAGAAATGCCCCTGTCTGGAAGCGCATTTCGAGCAACTGTCCGCAATCTACCCGTTGCGGGCGGCGATCGGACGTGCCATCAGCCCCGAGGGGGATGTGGCCGACACCGCGTCTCCCGAGTTGGCCAAGATCCGACGCGAGAAGCGCGGGGCGCGGGATGCGGTGGTGACCCGCCTCGAACGCCTGTTGGCCGCGCGGAAGACCGATCCGGCGCGTATGGATGATCTGATCACGCTGCGCAATGACCGTTTTGTCATTCCCATGCGCGAAGGCGATCCCGCCGCCAATGACGGCGTCATTCAGGATCGCTCTTCCTCAGGGGCCACTCTGTTCGTCGAGCCGATGTCGGTCGTGGAGCTCAACAACCGCCTGCGGCGGCTCGGGCTGGAAGAAGCGCGCGAGGTCGAGCGCATTCTGCTGGAGCTGACCGATCTGGTGCGGGAGCACCGTGTCGCACTGGCGGATGATGCCCAGACGATCGGTACGCTGGATGCCATCCAGGCACTGGCGCGTTTTGGGTTGAAAGTGGACGGCGTGGTCGCCGAGCGTACCGACAGCGCGACACTGACCTTGCGCGAGGCCCGCCATCCACTTCTCATCTTGAAGTCGCTACGGACGCCGAAGGAGGCGCGTGCCCCGGTTATCCCCATGAGCCTATCATTGGGCGGGCGAGTCACCGTCGTGATCGTCACCGGTCCCAACACCGGCGGCAAGACCGTCGCTTTGAAAACGGTCGGCCTGTCGGTGTTGATGGCGCAGGCGGGATGGCCGGTCCCCGCGCGGATCGGGACAGAGATCGGCACATTCGGCCGCGTGATCGCCGACATCGGTGATGAGCAATCGATTGAATCCTCGCTGTCCACGTTCTCGTCTCACTTGCTGCGTATCCGCGAGGCGCTGGCGACGGCGGATGAGAGGACGCTCGTGTTGTTGGATGAGCTGGGGGCCGGGACCGATCCCAAGGAAGGTGCGGCCCTCGGCGAGGCGGTGATCGCGGCCCTGACGGAGCGCGGTGCGCGGCTGGTGGCAACGACTCATCACTCGGCCCTCAAGACACTCTCTCAGCACGATTCTCGGATTGAGAATGCGTCGCTGGTGTTCGATGTGAAGACGCTGTCGCCGACCTACCAATTCCGTGTGGGACTGCCCGGGGCATCGTATGCGATCGACATCGCCCGTCGTCTCGGTCTGCCGGATGCGGTCGTGGAACGCGCCCTGTCGCTGTTGGGCGCGCAGGAGAAAGACATGACTCAGCTTCTCAACGAGCTCGACGAACGATTGACGTCGCTGCGAGAACAGCAGGCCGCTGCGGAACAGAGCCGCAAGGCCGCCGTTGCCCTCGAAGAACTCTTCCGGTCGCGCGTGGAACGATTGGAGAAGACCGAGGCCGAACGCAAGGGCGAGGCACTCTCGGAAGCTCGCCGTATCGTTGAGACCACGCGCCGTGAAATGGAGCAGTTGGTCCGGGAGATCCGCGAGAGCCAGGCGGAGAAGGCGCGTGTCAAGGAGTCCCACAAGAAGATCGACGAGCGACTGGCCGGCATTCGCGCCGAGCAGCAGGAGCTGGCCGTCCCCGCTCCGCCCTCCGATGCGACTCCGCCCGCCGTCGGCGACCGCGTCTGGATCGCCGCGTTCAAGAAGGAGGGAGAGGTGGTTGACATCGATGCCGAGCGCGGCAAGCTCAAAGTGCGGATCGGCGATTTCCTCTATTCACTCGATCAGGGCTCCGTGGCACGGGTCGAGTCGCCGTCGCCTCCTTCGTCACGCCCCGGCCAGGTGCGCATACAGGCCGAGACGGACGTCGGTCCGGAGCTGTCTTTGCGGGGCTTCACGGCGGAGGACGCGCTGGAGACACTGGACCGCTATCTCGATGACGCACGCCTGGCCGGATGGCAGGAGGTCCGCATCATCCACGGCAAAGGGGAGGGGATTCTGCGTCGCGCCGTCAACGAGTTCCTGACCAAAGACCCCCGTGTCGAGTCGAAGCGACTGGGTCAGTGGAACGAAGGCGGCGATGGCGTCACGATTGCTAAACTGCGGGCCGAACATGAGTAG
- a CDS encoding GGDEF domain-containing protein: protein MICAYCENGTTEWPRAVQRALAPFHPEIVPFNGLRQLADLAMHTVLDLVVLPMGSKGKQMLSLAAHAKRLPALAVVPVVLWQTEGECDAATEILESVIDDLIIGSLTDPAAAARLRLAFRRSWRDLDVNPSSRLPGPTTIERVIAARIAAHERFAVCYADLDDFKAYNDYYGYFYGDRVIKMCARIIREIVFEHQPDAFVGHIGGDDFVFLIDPKKVQSTCRAILDRFDAEIGLCYEPRDRRNGYIISKNRRGMPETYGLMTLSIAVVVNHGDTFSHVGEISHMVADLKHYTKTLPGSNFMIERRAKY from the coding sequence ATGATCTGCGCCTATTGTGAGAACGGCACGACCGAGTGGCCGCGGGCAGTGCAGCGCGCACTGGCCCCGTTTCATCCCGAAATCGTCCCGTTCAACGGGCTGCGGCAGTTGGCCGATCTGGCGATGCACACGGTGCTCGACTTGGTCGTCCTTCCCATGGGATCGAAGGGGAAGCAGATGCTGTCGCTGGCGGCGCATGCCAAGCGGCTACCGGCACTGGCCGTCGTTCCGGTGGTTCTCTGGCAGACCGAAGGCGAATGCGACGCGGCCACCGAGATTCTCGAGTCCGTGATCGACGATCTGATCATCGGATCGCTGACTGATCCGGCCGCAGCCGCCCGTCTGCGTCTGGCCTTTCGCCGCAGTTGGCGGGACTTGGATGTGAATCCCTCCAGCCGTCTGCCCGGCCCCACCACCATCGAACGGGTGATCGCCGCGCGGATCGCCGCGCACGAGCGCTTCGCCGTTTGCTATGCCGATCTCGACGACTTTAAGGCCTACAACGACTACTACGGGTACTTCTACGGCGACCGCGTGATCAAGATGTGCGCGCGGATCATCCGTGAGATTGTCTTTGAACATCAGCCGGATGCGTTTGTTGGCCACATCGGCGGCGATGACTTTGTCTTTCTGATCGATCCGAAGAAAGTCCAATCCACCTGCCGGGCGATCCTGGACCGGTTCGATGCCGAGATCGGCCTGTGTTATGAGCCCCGCGACCGCCGCAACGGCTATATCATCTCCAAGAACCGCCGCGGCATGCCGGAGACGTATGGCCTGATGACTCTCTCAATCGCCGTCGTGGTGAACCACGGCGACACCTTCTCCCACGTGGGCGAGATCTCCCACATGGTCGCGGACCTCAAGCACTACACGAAGACCCTGCCCGGCTCGAACTTCATGATCGAGCGCCGGGCCAAGTACTGA
- the xerD gene encoding site-specific tyrosine recombinase XerD has product MPRQRVSESSRAGTRRGSGSTSGRSSLDRWIGQYLDHLVLVTGRATNTLLGYRRDLARYAAFCADQGIGDPRQVDSRLVGEFLGRQTRAGLSPASVARALSAVKSFHRFLLQNEICPQNPARAIRTPRLPRQLPDVLSVRQMQTLLLAPPMDDPLGVRDRAILAVLYGCGLRVSEAATLGLSDVDFPSRFLRVRGKGDRERLVPFGDVVARALTTYLRGARRDDLVDDDPGFVFLNRRGQGLSRMGLWRIVRKAALRAGVADRVSPHTFRHSFATHLVEAGADLRAVQMMLGHRSVSTTQVYTHLDRGHLRRVHQRFHPLEATPKPSNG; this is encoded by the coding sequence GTGCCGCGCCAGCGAGTCTCTGAGTCATCCCGGGCGGGGACGCGTCGGGGTTCGGGTTCCACATCGGGACGATCATCGCTCGACCGCTGGATTGGGCAGTACCTCGACCACCTTGTGCTGGTGACCGGACGTGCCACCAACACGCTCTTGGGGTATCGTCGTGACCTGGCGCGCTATGCGGCCTTCTGCGCCGACCAGGGAATCGGCGATCCCCGCCAGGTCGATTCCCGTCTCGTGGGGGAGTTTCTGGGGCGCCAGACACGGGCCGGATTGTCGCCGGCGTCGGTGGCACGCGCCCTATCGGCGGTAAAGAGCTTCCACCGCTTCCTTCTGCAGAATGAGATTTGTCCACAGAATCCCGCCCGTGCCATCCGGACGCCGCGACTGCCGCGCCAGCTCCCCGATGTGCTCTCGGTTCGCCAGATGCAGACATTGCTCCTCGCGCCGCCGATGGATGATCCCTTGGGAGTCCGTGACCGGGCGATTCTCGCCGTTCTCTACGGGTGCGGTCTGCGCGTCTCGGAGGCGGCGACGCTGGGTCTCAGCGACGTCGATTTCCCTTCGCGCTTCCTTCGCGTTCGCGGGAAGGGTGATCGTGAGCGACTTGTTCCGTTCGGGGACGTCGTGGCACGCGCATTGACGACGTACCTGCGCGGGGCAAGAAGAGATGATCTGGTCGATGACGATCCCGGTTTCGTCTTCCTCAACCGGCGCGGCCAAGGGCTCAGCCGGATGGGACTCTGGCGCATCGTGCGCAAGGCGGCCCTGAGGGCCGGCGTGGCCGATCGAGTTTCGCCGCATACGTTCCGCCATTCGTTTGCCACGCACCTGGTCGAGGCCGGCGCGGATCTGCGCGCTGTGCAAATGATGCTCGGACACCGATCCGTATCGACGACACAGGTTTACACGCATCTGGACAGAGGACATCTGCGCCGCGTGCACCAGCGCTTCCATCCCCTCGAAGCCACACCGAAGCCGTCGAACGGTTGA
- a CDS encoding ComF family protein: MDRHRAARSTALKSRLGHSLDAILGLIWPLRCPVCGAIAELRDYPWCAACTRSVHLWREPICPRCRRFLTGEEHCCSDGASPSSLRIVVALGAYDGALGAAVQALKYDQLRAVAAPLGRLLAARLQDFGSCHAVVAVPTTEHKRRERGFGHAEVIAERLAQELAIPFVDRAIRFTRRVADQTRLSPAERHQNVQGAFAVPDDSTVRGRDFVLVDDVMTTGATIGEASRVLMEAGAIRVTGAVVALNLGPAARNA; this comes from the coding sequence ATGGACCGCCACCGAGCCGCGCGCTCGACCGCCCTGAAGTCTCGTCTGGGCCACAGCTTGGATGCCATCCTCGGTCTGATCTGGCCTCTGCGTTGTCCGGTGTGCGGGGCCATAGCCGAGCTTCGAGATTACCCATGGTGCGCCGCATGCACACGCTCGGTCCACTTATGGCGGGAACCGATTTGTCCGCGCTGCCGGCGATTCTTGACGGGTGAAGAGCATTGTTGTTCCGACGGTGCATCGCCGTCCTCCCTGCGGATCGTGGTGGCCTTGGGGGCCTACGACGGAGCTCTCGGCGCCGCCGTGCAGGCGCTCAAGTACGATCAGTTGCGCGCTGTCGCCGCTCCACTGGGACGGTTGCTGGCGGCTCGGCTGCAGGACTTCGGTTCATGCCACGCCGTTGTCGCGGTGCCGACGACAGAACACAAGCGGCGCGAACGAGGGTTCGGTCACGCCGAGGTGATCGCCGAGCGCCTGGCCCAAGAACTCGCAATCCCATTTGTGGACCGGGCCATCAGATTCACGCGGCGGGTGGCGGACCAGACGCGGCTGTCGCCGGCCGAACGTCACCAGAACGTCCAGGGGGCGTTTGCGGTGCCGGACGACTCGACTGTACGAGGAAGAGATTTTGTTCTTGTCGATGACGTGATGACGACCGGTGCCACAATCGGTGAAGCGTCGCGTGTGTTGATGGAGGCCGGGGCCATCCGAGTCACCGGTGCCGTTGTGGCGCTCAACTTGGGCCCTGCCGCCCGGAACGCTTGA
- the rodA gene encoding rod shape-determining protein RodA — MQTILKYLRELDPILVGSAFGLTAIGALLIYSAQHAMPDPRDQILWSRQLLWWLVATGAFALAAWLPLRLHDVFAYVYLVAIGLVLMALLWSGVGTSRQWFSLGPAYLQPSELAKLALLFALSRYLAYLKRPVFGWRPLLVLAVIVVPIWLLVLKQPDLGTSLVFWALVLVMLFWAGVPPMSLFFLVSPLISLVLAFNWITWIIYIAVLLGALYLTRPRLLMSVGVVTVNTLFGIVTPILWNKLQPYQRMRILVFLDPGSDPQRAGYQIIQSKVAIGSGGLWGKGYLHGTQTGLHFLPEKHTDFIFSVCGEELGFWGAMIVLVLFGLLLWRMIDTGYRARSNFGRFLAVGAAGIIAFQLLVNVGMTVGLMPVTGLPLPFVSYGGSSLVLFWFLTGLVVNIRRHWQEY, encoded by the coding sequence ATGCAGACCATTCTGAAATACCTCCGCGAGTTGGACCCGATCTTGGTGGGAAGCGCATTCGGGCTGACCGCCATCGGCGCGCTGCTGATTTACTCGGCGCAGCACGCCATGCCGGATCCCCGGGATCAGATCCTCTGGAGCCGCCAACTGCTCTGGTGGCTCGTCGCCACGGGCGCCTTCGCGCTCGCGGCATGGCTGCCGTTGCGACTGCACGACGTCTTCGCCTACGTGTATCTGGTGGCCATCGGGTTGGTCCTCATGGCACTTCTGTGGTCGGGGGTGGGCACATCACGGCAGTGGTTCTCTCTGGGCCCGGCCTACCTCCAACCCTCCGAACTGGCCAAGCTGGCGCTACTGTTCGCCCTGTCGCGTTATTTGGCGTATCTGAAGCGCCCGGTCTTCGGTTGGCGACCCTTGCTGGTCCTTGCCGTTATCGTTGTGCCGATCTGGCTCTTGGTTCTCAAGCAACCCGATCTGGGGACCTCGCTGGTCTTCTGGGCCTTGGTGTTGGTGATGCTCTTCTGGGCCGGCGTGCCCCCAATGTCGCTCTTCTTCCTGGTTTCACCTCTGATCAGTCTGGTGTTGGCGTTCAACTGGATCACGTGGATCATCTACATCGCCGTTCTTTTGGGGGCCCTCTACCTCACCCGGCCGCGGTTGTTGATGTCGGTGGGCGTCGTAACCGTGAATACGCTCTTTGGCATTGTCACCCCGATTCTGTGGAACAAGCTGCAGCCGTACCAGAGAATGCGCATTCTGGTCTTCCTTGATCCGGGGAGTGACCCCCAGCGGGCGGGATACCAGATCATTCAGTCCAAGGTGGCGATCGGGTCGGGTGGGCTCTGGGGCAAAGGGTACCTGCACGGCACCCAGACCGGTCTGCATTTCCTGCCGGAGAAGCACACCGATTTCATCTTCTCGGTGTGCGGCGAGGAGTTGGGGTTTTGGGGGGCGATGATCGTCCTTGTTCTCTTCGGCCTGCTGTTGTGGCGGATGATCGACACCGGATATCGGGCACGCAGCAACTTCGGTCGATTCCTGGCGGTCGGCGCCGCCGGTATCATTGCCTTCCAGCTCCTGGTGAATGTCGGCATGACGGTGGGCTTGATGCCGGTCACCGGTCTGCCACTGCCTTTCGTCTCTTACGGCGGCAGCTCGCTGGTGTTATTCTGGTTTTTGACCGGACTGGTCGTCAACATCCGCCGGCATTGGCAGGAGTATTGA